From the Chryseobacterium fluminis genome, the window TATGAATAATTTACGCTAACAAATCATAAAAAACCATGAAAGAGTATACCTTTTGCATTTCTCAGTCATAATATTTGGATTTAAATATATCATGATATACATTAGCCAAAGTAAAAACATAGGTGCACAATGTTTTTAAAATTAAATAAATATTAATTTATCGAAATTAAATGTACAGGAATTAAGTACAACCGAAATGAAAAAAACAGAAGGTGGTTTTTCGGTCCATTCAGAGCAGGATTAACACTGGCTTATAGAAATTGATTACTTCAGCATGGAGGTTCAGGTTCAAATATTCCTGATTGGGCTTGGAGCTAATTAAAATCGAATTATTATGGATGATATTATCATTAATCTGGCAATTGGTATCGCATTTATAACGACTGATATAATCTTATATATTCATATAGCGAAAAAATATAAAACTTATAATCTTTTCAAAATCACTAAGTTTTGGATAAATGAATATATGTAGATTAATGAGCTATAATAATCATCTCAGGATATCGGTTACAACTAAAAGATAAAGTTTACAATGTTAGATCAATACAATGGATTATTCAATTAAATAAAATCTTGTAAAAATATTTAAAGATGATATAAAGACATAAGCAGGATATATCACTTGACTTGTTATAAGTCTGGCTATATGTCTACGACACATTACATTAGCAAAGATAACTACTATTGATCCAAATCCTTTATTGTATGAATAATAAATATGAAGATAAGGGCTTATTTGCTCCAGTACTTATTTTATCTATTTTGGCAATTGCAGCATTTTGGCATTATCTGTACAAATAGATTTTCTGTTAATCATAATATGGAATATTTGTAAGGGAAAGTAATATTACAAAAATTCCAGAGTGCTTGCTCAAAGCAGGATGACCACCTATTTTTGGCAGAAAAACTGAAGTGTCCAACATACTATGTTAGTCATCACCACTTAATTTCCTATTCTTTTTTGTGGTAATGTTTATCCATATACATACGCCAGATGATCACTATAACAGCCATAATCCCAAATATAATCCCTACCCAGGGGGTAACCGAGATCCCATACCGGTAGATAAAAAAACCGCCCACCGATGTTCCTAATGAAACTCCAAGATTTCCAAATGAAGTCTGAAGGCTGTTGGCAAATTCCTTAGCATGGGGTGCAGCTGAGATCATATAACCGACACCGATCAGAAAACACGGTCCGTACATAATTCCCCAGAGACCGGTCACCAGGATAACCTGTAAAAATGAATCACCGGTATACTGAAATGCGAAAGGAACGATAAATAAGCCTGCCGTGAATAATAAAGCGGTCCGGAACATGTTCTTTCCTAAAAGCTTACCGGCAGCATAATTGGAAACGACACCCATGGCACCGAATACCAGCAACAAAATACTTATTTCCCTTTCGCTCATATTTTTTTCTTTGCTGAGGTAATCTGCAAAGTAGCTGTAGGAACAAAACCAGGCCGTGATCAAAAACAGATTCAGAAGCGTACCTGAAATAAACCTGGACCGGGTAAGTATAGAAAGCTGACTTTTAAAAGACGCAGGCTGCTCATTGGGCATAGGCGGAAGATACCTGATAATAATAAGGATCGTGAGCAGGATTATGAATCCCTGGATGATATAGGTCGACTGCCAGGAATAGAAGCTGGCGATAAACGTGCTTAAGGGAATTACTGTTACCTGGGCCAAGGCAATTCCCCCGATGATGACAGCTGTGAGTTTCATTTGTTCCTTTTGTGATGTTCCTTTTACCGCTGCGGCGATGGCCATCGAGAAAAAAGCGGGGTGCAGAAAAGTAGGCAATATCCTGAGGATCATTAAGATTAGAAAAGGCGGACTGAAGATCGAAAATACATTTGAAATTAAAAATAATCCCATGGCAGAGAGCATGATCGTTTTCTTATCGAACCTGGAAGCAAGTAACACCGTAAATGGTCCTGTGACAGCGATGAATAAAGCAAAAATACTCAGAAGGTATCCGGCTGTTGCGATGTTAATATGATAATACTGAGCAATTTGGGGCAAAATACCAATAACTCCGAATTCGGTGCTGATAATTCCGACAACACCCAGACATCCGATGTAGGCTGCCCTTTTATTTAAGTTTGTTTTCATAATAAACTGAACGGTTTAAAATAGGATAAAAAAATATAGATTCGTAACCGGAGAAGAGCTTCTGACAGATTACGCTATTTAATAATGACTGATCTGTCATCTGATCATTTGGATCCATAGACTGATCATTGCATCAACTTGTGCTTTGTTATTATAAAGGACAAAATTTTTGAGTAGAGTAGTAGAAGAACTTGAAAAAAATGAGGCAGCCGTTTTTATATCCAGTTCCTTTTTAATCAGTCTTTGCTCTATACCGCGCTGCAAAATGGCCAGATAAACCTTTTCAATTTTCTTCTCATTTTCAGCCAGCATGGCATTAATCTCCTGGTCCACCATCGCAATTTCAAAGATCATTCTTACAGCCAGGCATACTTTATGATCGCGGATGCTCTGTTGTACGGACATGTCCAGTATTTTCACGAGATCTTCCAAGGCATTTTCACTGCTGGTTGTGAGAAAAGATTGATATTCTGTCAGCTTAGACTTCTGATATTTATCGAGACATTTCAGTAAAAGTTCTTTTTTGTCACCATAAGTGGGATAAATGCTGCTTCTGTTGATCTTCATATGATTCTCGAGATCACTGAGCGATGTTACATGATATCCCTGCTCCCAAAAGAGATTCATAGCCACATCTAGCTTTTCTTCGTATTCAAATTCTTTCTTTCTTGCCATTATGCTGCAAATATAGCATTTTAAACTGTTCGGTTTATAATTTTAAATTTATTTTTAATTGTTAACCATTGTTATACCCTGTTGTAATTATTATTTTCAATCTAAAAATAGAGTATACCTCGGATGTGCAATTCGTAATCAGACCAGGAATGCCGGCAGTTGAAAAATGTACTGAGCATAGATTGTAATAACGATAAAATAACTGGTCCTATTGTACGATTAATTTTAATAATATTCTAATAAATTAACGCTGGTTTTTTTTTAAATGGTCACAGTTTTGATGTAAAAGCTACCATAAAAGGATTACTGTTAAAAACATCATTAAAAGATCTTTCAACTCCTTTTGAACCAGATAACAAGCGGTGATTTCAGTAAAAAGTATTAGCAGGAAATGTCCGTCAGTTTTTAAAATTGTACGTAAATAAATATTGAATTGATAAATATTGTCTCCTTTTGAAATTATGTAAAAGGTTTAGCCGGTAGTTTATAATACAACCCAGTAAGAATAGAAAATGGAAAATAAAAATTTAATTCAGAAATGCATTGATACGGTAAGGATTTTAGCCGCTGATGCCGTACAGAAAGCAAACTCCGGACATCCCGGCACGCCTATGGCCTTAGCTCCGCTTGGGCATATTTTATGGTCGGGAGTTATGAATTACAATCCTGAAAATCCGGACTGGGCCAATCGTGACCGGTTTGTACTATCCTGTGGACATGCGTGCATGCTGCAGTACAGTTATCTGTATCTGACCGGATATCGAATTACCCTTGACGATATCAAAAAATTCAGGCAATTGCACAGCATTACTGCCGGGCATCCGGAGTATCGGCTGACGCCCGGAATAGAAGTGACAACAGGTCCTCTTGGACAGGGATTTGCCAATGGTGTAGGAATGGCCATTGCCCAGCAGTATATGGCTGAACGGTATAATCGTCCGGATTTTAATATTTTCGATTATAAAATTTATGCCATTTGCAGTGATGGTGACCTTATGGAAGGGGTTTCTGCCGAAGCCGCATCACTTGCAGGACACCTGGGATTGGGAAATATGATTTATTTTTATGACAGCAACCATATTACGATAGAAGGAGCGACTGATCTCGCTTTTGATGAAGAGGTATCCAAAAGGTTTCAGGCGTATGGATGGCATGTGCAGGAGGTGCAGGATATCAATGATCTGGAAGCATTATCTGCTGCGATCAGGAATGCGCAGGAGGAAACCGGGCGTCCGTCGCTCATAAAAGTCCACAGCCAAATTGGTTACGGAAGTCCCAACAAGCGCGATTCTGCGGCTGCCCATGGCTCGCCTCTGGGAATAGATGAGGTTCGCCTGGTTAAAAAGAATTTTGGATTCGATCAGGAAAAAGACTTTAACGTCCCTCCCGATGTTTTGGATTTTTACCATAAAGCAGGCAGAGATTCTTCGGAAAATGAAAAGCAGTGGAACAAGCTGTATGAAAATTATAAAAAAACATATCCTGACCTTGCCGAAGAATATGAAGCCGTTATTTCCGGTCAGTTGCCAAAAGATTGGCAAGATAAACTGCCCGTTTTTGAAACCGGTAAACCCATCGCAACCCGTAAGGCTTCGGGTCAGACCTTAAATGCCATTGCGGAAGACCTGCCTCAGCTGATCGGCGGTTCAGCAGATCTGTCCCCTTCTACCAATACAATGCTGGACGGTTATCCGTCCTTTGCCGTTAAGCAGCGGGATGGGCGTAACTTCCACTATGGAATCCGTGAACATGCCATGGGTGCTGTCCTTAACGGGATGGCTCTAAGTAATTATCTCATTCCTTATGGCGCCACATTTTTAATATTCTCAGACTATATGCGTCCGCCGCTGCGACTCGCTGCGATGATGAAAATACGTCCAATCATGGTTTTTACCCATGACAGCATCGGTCTCGGTGAAGACGGAACAACCCACCAGCCGGTAGAGCAACTCATCGGATTGCGGACCGTTCCCAATATGACTGTTATCCGGCCGGCAGATGCCAATGAAACGGCACAGGCCTGGCGGGTAGCGATTCAGCATACAGACGGACCGGTAGCACTTGCATTGACCCGGCAGGAAATTCCGGTCATCGATCAGAATAAATATACAACAGCGAAAGATCTTGAAAAAGGGGCGTACATTCTTTCAGATTCTGAAGGAACACCTGATGTCATTCTTATCGCCAGCGGATCGGAAGTTCATTTAATTTTAAAAGCACAGGAGGAGCTGGAGAAAGACCATATTAACGCACGGGTGGTCAGCATGCCTTCCTGGAATCTATTTGATAAACAAAGTAATGAATACAAAGAACGGGTGCTACCGCGAAGTATTCGAAAAAGATTAGCTGTGGAAGCGGGTTCACCGGTTGGCTGGATGAAATATACGACTGACGATGGAGAGGTTATTGGAATCGATAGGTTTGGTGAGTCTGCACCGGCTGAAGAAATCATGAAAGAATATGGTTTTACGGTAGAAAATGTGATAAAAACAGCAAAAGCTCTAATTTTGAAAAAGTAACAGGATTTTTCACGAACTTAGTATAGCAACTTTCATAAAAAATCAGCTTAATTAAAAACAAAAGGAAAATGCTTGTAGCAATGAGAAAAGTAGGAATCTGTGCAGATCATGGAGGGTTTGAACTTAAAGAGAGAATAAAATCTTTTCTGATGGAAAAACAGTTGGAACCCGTGGATTACGGTGCCACAGAACTCGATAACAGCGATGACTTTCCCGATTATGTCATTCCCTTGGCAAAGGCTGTTGCTTCGGGAGACGTTTGGCGGGGAATAGCAATTTGTGGCAGCGGTGTGGGTGCCTGTATTGCGGCTAATAAGATTTCCGGCATCCGTGCAGCCCTTGTTTCAGATCATTTTTCAGCACACCAGGGCGTGGAGGATGATGATATGAACTTACTCTGTCTCGGAGGACGTGTAACAGGACATGCAGCTGCAGAAGAACTGGTTTCAGCTTTTTTAAATGCCCGGTTTATCGGTGCTGAAAGACATTTGCGACGGCTTGGGAAAATCCAGGCCCTGGAAAATGGCATATAATAGAAATAATTCAAGACCTGTTCTAAATTTAATTTTAAAGCAGGAAAAGGTAGAAAAAAAATAAAAGAATTTGAAATCATTAACGAATATAATAGCAATGAATTATCCGGACAATCCCAACAGGAATTTTCAGGCTTTCGATATTCTAAGTATTTCTCAATGATTTAGTATAGAAGACTAAGCGTATACATCAAACATTGAAATAAATAAAAAAGATAATGCAAAATTTACAGGAAGATATTATTATGAAACAAGAAAATAAAAATGCATTCGGCATGATCGGTTTGGGAACCATGGGCTCCAACCTTTTACAAAATATCGCAGACCACGGCTACCCTTGTGCAGGATACGACAACAGCCCTGAAAAAGTAAATGCCCTTAATGCTTTGGATAATGAAAATATTGAAGGATTTTCAGACTTGAAAAAATTTACAGACAGTCTTGCAAGGCCGAGGATCGTTATGATGCTGGTACCTGCCGGTGAGATCGTAGATCATGTTATAGATGAATTGCTGGGTGTTCTGGATAAAGGTGACATTATTATCGATGGTGGAAACTCGCATTATACGGATACCGAAAGAAGATATCAGGAATTGGAAGGCAAAGGTCTTCATTTTGTGGGAATGGGGGTATCAGGAGGAGAAGAAGGAGCCCGCCGCGGTCCGAGTATGATGCCGGGAGGAGATAAAGAAGCCTACGAAATGATAAAACCTGTTCTGGAAAAAATTGCTGCCCAGGTTAATAACGAACCTACCGTAGCTTTCATGGGAAACCGTTCGGCAGGACACTTTGTGAAAATGGTACACAATGGTATTGAGTATGCCATCATGCAGTTAATCTCCGAATCCTATGAGATCATGAAAAAGGGGCTTGGAATGGATAACGGACAGATCCATGAGGTATATAAGAAATGGAACCAGGGTCGTCTGAAATCTTATCTGCTGGAAATTACAACCGATATCTTTGCCTTCAAAAATGAGGGTGAAAATGACTTTCTGCTTGATAATATTCGGGATGAAGCCAAGGCAAAGGGTACCGGAAAATGGACCTCCCAGGCAGCCATGGATTTGCACCTTCCCACACCCGTCATCGATATTGCAGTTTCCATGAGAGATCTTTCTACATTAAAATCGCTGAGAGTACAGGCGTCAGAAATGTATCCTGATGAGACCGAAATGAAGTATGAGGACCGTGGTGCCGACTATTGTGACCAGCTTGAAGAGGCCTTTTATTTTGCCATGGTTTCAGCGTATGCCCAGGGCATGCACTTGCTGTATCAGGCGAATGAAGAATTTAAATATGACCTAAACTTAGACCTTATTGCCAAAATATGGCGCGGAGGATGCATCATAAGATCCGAATTTCTGGAGGATATTTATGCTGCTTTCAATCAGGATCCTAAGTTGCAGCATCTGCTCCTCGACAAATCGGTTTCTGAAGATCTCAAGAGAAGCATTACCGGCATCCGGACGGTGGTTTCAGATGCTGTCCTGCACGGTATCGCGACTCCTGCGTTTTCCGCATCCTTAACTTATTTTGATGATTTCCGCTGCGA encodes:
- a CDS encoding MFS transporter; translation: MKTNLNKRAAYIGCLGVVGIISTEFGVIGILPQIAQYYHINIATAGYLLSIFALFIAVTGPFTVLLASRFDKKTIMLSAMGLFLISNVFSIFSPPFLILMILRILPTFLHPAFFSMAIAAAVKGTSQKEQMKLTAVIIGGIALAQVTVIPLSTFIASFYSWQSTYIIQGFIILLTILIIIRYLPPMPNEQPASFKSQLSILTRSRFISGTLLNLFLITAWFCSYSYFADYLSKEKNMSEREISILLLVFGAMGVVSNYAAGKLLGKNMFRTALLFTAGLFIVPFAFQYTGDSFLQVILVTGLWGIMYGPCFLIGVGYMISAAPHAKEFANSLQTSFGNLGVSLGTSVGGFFIYRYGISVTPWVGIIFGIMAVIVIIWRMYMDKHYHKKE
- a CDS encoding TetR/AcrR family transcriptional regulator translates to MARKKEFEYEEKLDVAMNLFWEQGYHVTSLSDLENHMKINRSSIYPTYGDKKELLLKCLDKYQKSKLTEYQSFLTTSSENALEDLVKILDMSVQQSIRDHKVCLAVRMIFEIAMVDQEINAMLAENEKKIEKVYLAILQRGIEQRLIKKELDIKTAASFFSSSSTTLLKNFVLYNNKAQVDAMISLWIQMIR
- the tkt gene encoding transketolase, with translation MENKNLIQKCIDTVRILAADAVQKANSGHPGTPMALAPLGHILWSGVMNYNPENPDWANRDRFVLSCGHACMLQYSYLYLTGYRITLDDIKKFRQLHSITAGHPEYRLTPGIEVTTGPLGQGFANGVGMAIAQQYMAERYNRPDFNIFDYKIYAICSDGDLMEGVSAEAASLAGHLGLGNMIYFYDSNHITIEGATDLAFDEEVSKRFQAYGWHVQEVQDINDLEALSAAIRNAQEETGRPSLIKVHSQIGYGSPNKRDSAAAHGSPLGIDEVRLVKKNFGFDQEKDFNVPPDVLDFYHKAGRDSSENEKQWNKLYENYKKTYPDLAEEYEAVISGQLPKDWQDKLPVFETGKPIATRKASGQTLNAIAEDLPQLIGGSADLSPSTNTMLDGYPSFAVKQRDGRNFHYGIREHAMGAVLNGMALSNYLIPYGATFLIFSDYMRPPLRLAAMMKIRPIMVFTHDSIGLGEDGTTHQPVEQLIGLRTVPNMTVIRPADANETAQAWRVAIQHTDGPVALALTRQEIPVIDQNKYTTAKDLEKGAYILSDSEGTPDVILIASGSEVHLILKAQEELEKDHINARVVSMPSWNLFDKQSNEYKERVLPRSIRKRLAVEAGSPVGWMKYTTDDGEVIGIDRFGESAPAEEIMKEYGFTVENVIKTAKALILKK
- the gndA gene encoding NADP-dependent phosphogluconate dehydrogenase: MQNLQEDIIMKQENKNAFGMIGLGTMGSNLLQNIADHGYPCAGYDNSPEKVNALNALDNENIEGFSDLKKFTDSLARPRIVMMLVPAGEIVDHVIDELLGVLDKGDIIIDGGNSHYTDTERRYQELEGKGLHFVGMGVSGGEEGARRGPSMMPGGDKEAYEMIKPVLEKIAAQVNNEPTVAFMGNRSAGHFVKMVHNGIEYAIMQLISESYEIMKKGLGMDNGQIHEVYKKWNQGRLKSYLLEITTDIFAFKNEGENDFLLDNIRDEAKAKGTGKWTSQAAMDLHLPTPVIDIAVSMRDLSTLKSLRVQASEMYPDETEMKYEDRGADYCDQLEEAFYFAMVSAYAQGMHLLYQANEEFKYDLNLDLIAKIWRGGCIIRSEFLEDIYAAFNQDPKLQHLLLDKSVSEDLKRSITGIRTVVSDAVLHGIATPAFSASLTYFDDFRCENMPTNLIQAQRDYFGSHTYELKAKEGVFHTKWVMENIKE
- a CDS encoding RpiB/LacA/LacB family sugar-phosphate isomerase — protein: MRKVGICADHGGFELKERIKSFLMEKQLEPVDYGATELDNSDDFPDYVIPLAKAVASGDVWRGIAICGSGVGACIAANKISGIRAALVSDHFSAHQGVEDDDMNLLCLGGRVTGHAAAEELVSAFLNARFIGAERHLRRLGKIQALENGI